From Bacteroidota bacterium:
TGCTGGTTTCAATTAAAATTCCTGTTACTTTATTTTCTTCTATCAAAATATCATTAGGCCATTTAATCCAAACTTGTTTATCGGTAAATCTCCTTATCGTTTCCATTACCGCCAACGCAATTGCTTTATTAAAAAAAAATAATGATTTCACTTCCATAAAAGCCGGCTTGAGTAAAATGGATACCAAGAGATTTTTACCCGGTTCACTTTCCCATCTTTTTCCTTGCTGCCCTTTTCCTGCATTTTGATTAGCTGCGATAACAGTCATTCCTTCCACAGCTTCATGAGTATTTATAAATTCTTGCACCCATGCATTTGTAGATGGAATATTTTCCAGAGAATACAGAATTTTTCCAATAAATATCGTGTTAGAAATCGTGCGCAAAGGAATTTGTAATTTTGTTCAACATTAAATTATAAGTGAGTATAGCAAAATCAAAATTAAAGCAGAAACAATTTTCGCTGAACAATCTCGTCATTGAGAGTATCCTTGATAAAAAAGGAGAAGAAATAGTCCTCTTGGATCTTACCACAGTGAATGATACCATAGTAGATACATTTATTATTTGTGAAGCTGACAACATAACGCAGGTACGAGCTATAGCAAATAATATTGTGGATCAGGCGGAAGAGCAGGGTATAATTCCTCATAGTAAAGAAGGATTTGCCAATAGTGAATGGATATTAATTGATTTCATTGATACTGTTGTGCATGTGTTCCTGAAAACAAAAAGGCAACTTTACCAGTTAGAGGAGTTATGGCACGATGCAACTTTACAAAAAATAGAAGAATAAGAAAAACATAAAATGAGTATAGAGCAGAATAATAAACCCAAACCGCAGGGGAATAAAAAATTTAATTTTTACTGGATATATGGTGCAATTGCCGTATTCCTGATTTCCCTTCAATTTTTCCCATTTGGCG
This genomic window contains:
- the rsfS gene encoding ribosome silencing factor, with amino-acid sequence MAKSKLKQKQFSLNNLVIESILDKKGEEIVLLDLTTVNDTIVDTFIICEADNITQVRAIANNIVDQAEEQGIIPHSKEGFANSEWILIDFIDTVVHVFLKTKRQLYQLEELWHDATLQKIEE
- a CDS encoding biotin--[acetyl-CoA-carboxylase] ligase → MRTISNTIFIGKILYSLENIPSTNAWVQEFINTHEAVEGMTVIAANQNAGKGQQGKRWESEPGKNLLVSILLKPAFMEVKSLFFFNKAIALAVMETIRRFTDKQVWIKWPNDILIEENKVTGILIETSIQGNKIKNCIVGVGANVNQLYFNDLPNATSLAITEKSEFELQDIFEELCMQIEKYYFILREKKLKEVDTLYHASLFRKNILSAFKTENHFFEGIITGVNNEGKLIISVNGSEQKFSVKEIIFL